The genomic region TTGGTAGCCGTAGAATATAAACAAAGCCAAAACGGTTCCACGGTTAAGCAAGGCATTGGGCAATCCATTATGCACACGCTGTGCGAAGATTTTGAGTTCGTGTACCTCTTGTTCCATGATCAAAATAAAGACAAGAGAATTGAGTCATCGACAAAAAACGAAATTGAACAGGCTGTTATTGGTAAGATTTGGTCTGACTTTAATGTCGTTATAAAGTTTATATGAACATCAAACCTAAATGATGGAGTGATACAATGGAATTTTTCATAGTCTGGATAATATCTGCAGTTGGGGGACTTTTACTTGACGGGGTGCGTGGATTAGCCTGGGGTTTTTTCTTGGGCCCGATAGGATTGGTTGTTGCCGCCATTTCCAAGCCAAAGAAAGTTGAAGAATTGGAAACCAAAAGAGCAATTCAGAGAGAGGCCGAAACTAAACGATGTCCTTACTGCGATGAGTTGATCCGGGCAAAGGCCATAGTATGCAAGCACTGCAAAAAAGATTTAACAGAAGATCCCGAAACCCTGGACAAGTAACACCCAGCCGGATGCCCTACGCTTACATAACTGTGCGGCTATTATAGTAATTCCGCGCCCTTCCATTCCGGTACAAAGCCATCCTGATGTCAGCAAGGCCTTTCCTCTCCATTTCAGAACCGCGCACGGGTTCCAATAATCCAGTTATGTAAAGTACCGCTTAGCTGGATCACCGGCTTCACCTCCCCGTCACTCTCAAAATC from Gracilimonas sp. harbors:
- a CDS encoding zinc ribbon domain-containing protein, with the translated sequence MEFFIVWIISAVGGLLLDGVRGLAWGFFLGPIGLVVAAISKPKKVEELETKRAIQREAETKRCPYCDELIRAKAIVCKHCKKDLTEDPETLDK